Below is a genomic region from Brassica oleracea var. oleracea cultivar TO1000 chromosome C9, BOL, whole genome shotgun sequence.
TATAATAAATAAATTCTTTAAATTTGTTTATTTAAAAATATAAGAGTTGTTTTATATAAAAATTCTGAAAAGAAAATATCTTAGTGTTATATGAAAAACTGACTTTGAATTTGATAGTTAGGGGAACTTAGAACTTCAGAACATATGAACTAAAGCATAAGATCAGAGCTTGTTTCAGGCTCTATGTTATTTCGTGTCACAGATACACACACATCTTGGAGGTTAAGAATAATCATATAAACCCATCTGTTTCAGGCTCTTAGGATTTGCTGTCACAGCTATTAACTACGGAACCAAAAAAAAAAGAACGACCAATAATGAAAACGGAACAAATGTCAAGCTTCCCAATTATCTTAATGGATCTTGCTGCGATCAAAGGGGTGTTTTTCTCTTAGAGTTCACTCTCAAAATGGCTGTATCCATGTCTGCAACACCATCAACTTCTTTGAAAACAACCCTTAGCTTCGTTAAGCTCGACTGTTTCTCTTCGTTCTTGAGGGCTGTGCCAAACACATGAACAGTGTCCTTCTCGACTCTTCCCATGAGATCATAGAGCGGCTTGCTTAGGTTTGGTCTGTGCATTTCTTCTAGAACAGGAGGCGCCTGCATGTAGAGGCTGTCTTTGCCGTGTTTGACACTTGCATTCGACAATAGAAGCTTGGGATGCTCTTCAAGCATGTCAATGAACTAGGAGAAACACACAACATAAGACGCGGAAAGAGAGGAACTTTAGCACGAATAACTCATCTAGGTAAAGGGTAGTATACAGCTTGGTAACAGTGAGAAGACTAACTAAGAACAATAAGATCCAAGCATCGATACAGGGATGAAATTAAATGCATCAATCGAAATGGCACTAGAGAAGAGGATAAGTGAGCATAACTAACGCAATCAATAGCTAACAAAATAAGGATCATGGAGGTATTAAATGGAGAGAACGAGACAAACAGGGCGAGAGGAAGGACCTTTTGCAAAGTAATTGAGGTGTCCAGCTCAATCAGAATACCCGGACCACATACAAGACACTCCTTGTCTCTCTCAAATTCAGTCACTTTAGTGTGGAGACCCTCTCCACCATTATACCTTAGGAAAATGAAAACCAACCAAATTGTTTCAGGATAACACTGAAGAACTCTTTGCAAATATGTTATATCTAAGTAAAGAAACAGTAGTCTGAACACTAGCAAATAAGAAGCAAGCAAAACCATACGTAAGATAATTTGCAAGTGTTTTGCTACATCCAGATACAATCTTCAAGGTTTCAAGTGCACAAGCTGCGGATATAATCGCGTTGGTGGATGCAATCGCCGGTATGATGTTTTTAACCACACCCTATATGCAAAAAAAAAAAAAAACAAGGGTTCTCTCATTATAGTTCCTTAATGAATATAAATTGACGGGTCACACTTGCTTCAACAGATTACTGGAATTTTTTTAGAAATTGACAGAAACGTGCGAAACATACTTGTGTGAGAGAGTATGTGACACCAGGAATTCCAAAAAGCTCGGCTCTCTTGATAGCCTGCGAAGATAATGCAAAATATGATATAAACCAAATTTAAAACGCAAAGCATAAGAGAGCAAAAGAAAGACTTACCTCATCATAGACCCACTTCATATGTTCCGGCTCATCAGGATCAAATGATTTTCCACCATGAACCTTCAAAAAGGATAAACTATTACTATAGTCACCGCAACAAATATATATATATATATATATATGTATACCCTTGGAAAGAGCCTCTTTCATAAAGAATCTATTCACATCACATACCTCATGCCACTTAATGAGATGAGCATACTCAATGCAATGAGCTGCATTCCTAGGGGTTTCTGCGAGAGTGCACAAAGGAAACTTCACTTGAGGTGGGAAAAGCCAAATCGTGCACTCAAAGCAGGGTGTAACACCAGGGACGATAACTCTAGCATGACCCTTGAAACCTTCGGTTCCTCCATCAACCATCGGCTTAATTGTTTCACTCCTCGGGTTATCATCCTCATCATACTCTATACTCCACACAAAACAAATGATTAGAGAGGGAAAAAAAAAACACAAAGGCAGAGAGAAGTTAAAACAATTTCCATACCAAGAAAGCCACAAGCTACACCATTGATGTATCTCCGAGCTTCGATGGAGTCAAGACCAAGAGCAATGATATTAAAATCGTTATAAAAGTCAAGCTCTTTGTCTTCTATACGCGAAAAATGAGGCTTAATCTCCACCCCACTCACTCTCTCCATCACACGCTTTGCTGCTACCTCTGCCTTAGGCTTTCCTACATCCTCAAGTCTAATTACAAAGACACACAAACCAAACAAAATCAATCAATCATATATGAAACAATCAAATCAATACAGATTAAACCATAGATTAAACGAATGAGAGGAAGAAGAAGACATCACCTGAAGAGGAACTGGCGATTGAGATTGGTGACCTCGATTCGATCCATGTCAATCACATCCAAATTACGAAAACCGGAAAGAGCCAAGTCCTTGAGGAGCTCACAACCCAATCCACCCGCACCAACCACCAAGACTCTCACATATTCTCGTATATCGTCTCTCAGCTGTACAATGAAAATTCATCTCATCAAAACCATAAAACGATACAGAAAATTTTCATAGAGAAGCAAATCATAATCGAAGCAACGATAGATAGATGGAAGATGAGTGATTAAGGTTTTCTGTTTTTTACATCGGTTCCGGGGAAGAAGCCGGGGCCGACGAGATTTCCAGATCTGAGAAGAAGCTTGTCGAGGTCTCTCGACTTACTCTGAGGAGCATCCATTAAAACCATACGAGAGAGTGTGTCGATTCAGAGAAACTGATGATGACGGAGGAGAGCTCCAACAATCCAAGGAGGCGATACACACTGCC
It encodes:
- the LOC106312911 gene encoding NEDD8-activating enzyme E1 catalytic subunit encodes the protein MVLMDAPQSKSRDLDKLLLRSGNLVGPGFFPGTDLRDDIREYVRVLVVGAGGLGCELLKDLALSGFRNLDVIDMDRIEVTNLNRQFLFRLEDVGKPKAEVAAKRVMERVSGVEIKPHFSRIEDKELDFYNDFNIIALGLDSIEARRYINGVACGFLEYDEDDNPRSETIKPMVDGGTEGFKGHARVIVPGVTPCFECTIWLFPPQVKFPLCTLAETPRNAAHCIEYAHLIKWHEVHGGKSFDPDEPEHMKWVYDEAIKRAELFGIPGVTYSLTQGVVKNIIPAIASTNAIISAACALETLKIVSGCSKTLANYLTYNGGEGLHTKVTEFERDKECLVCGPGILIELDTSITLQKFIDMLEEHPKLLLSNASVKHGKDSLYMQAPPVLEEMHRPNLSKPLYDLMGRVEKDTVHVFGTALKNEEKQSSLTKLRVVFKEVDGVADMDTAILRVNSKRKTPL